From one Pyxidicoccus xibeiensis genomic stretch:
- a CDS encoding SBBP repeat-containing protein, translated as MRVLKPIRSIFLTSALVLASVPGCGGEPAPVPEAGDATGTREQGLVCENVVPVMTGPNTPSGAVTRSGVFGTSYEAWQAFDGTNSLWLSAENQTPAWVGYQWASGTKTIHRYALSYANGSITTRAPKQWTFEGWNGSAWVVLDSRFNQVNWAGHERREYTVASPGAYARYRLNVTDDNDTRAGIVVVSLGRLELMQCLTASYPTTQALWTRTSGAAASFTRVHDLATDPAGRNYVTGMTLAGLEGKPLVGLMDGFLTMRDWNGKTGWSAQLGAPDSVTLGYGIARNRRFEEIYVAGFTDGSVDGTPKTGSREALLTKYRYTGVRGWTRQLGAVGASVEGYAVGLDAGDNAFLAGSVNGALDGNPRIGNFDAFVAKYDAAGNKLWTRTLGAAGASTHGRRASADDAGNVYVSGWTTGALDGNVRMGPQDFFVVKYDGAGNKQWTRQLGTPGTDVWLYGSALDAAGNIYLAGYSGGGLDGNPNVTGGIDAFVTKFDAAGVKQWTRELGGSAGVWGTGLFIDTTGVYLTGSGGGDIGSSSSTDASKAHNYVAKFDMAGTRQWVIQQDPARLNGAYVEVYSNGLGRDDAGNFFLGGYTSGNFDGNTKLGDPDGFVTKLPAR; from the coding sequence GTGAGAGTCCTGAAGCCCATTCGAAGCATCTTCCTGACCAGTGCCCTGGTCCTGGCGTCCGTGCCGGGCTGCGGCGGCGAGCCGGCGCCCGTCCCCGAGGCGGGCGACGCGACGGGCACCCGGGAGCAGGGGCTCGTCTGTGAGAACGTGGTGCCGGTGATGACGGGGCCGAACACGCCCTCCGGCGCCGTGACGCGGTCGGGGGTGTTCGGCACGTCGTACGAGGCGTGGCAGGCGTTCGACGGCACCAACTCCCTGTGGCTCTCCGCGGAGAACCAGACGCCGGCGTGGGTGGGATACCAGTGGGCCAGCGGGACGAAGACCATCCACCGCTATGCCCTGTCCTACGCCAACGGCTCCATCACCACGCGGGCGCCCAAGCAGTGGACGTTCGAGGGGTGGAATGGCTCTGCCTGGGTGGTGCTCGACAGCCGCTTCAACCAGGTCAACTGGGCCGGGCACGAGCGGCGCGAGTACACGGTGGCCTCGCCCGGCGCGTACGCCCGCTACCGGCTGAACGTGACGGACGACAACGACACCCGCGCAGGCATCGTCGTCGTGTCGCTGGGCCGGCTGGAGCTGATGCAGTGCCTCACCGCGTCCTACCCGACGACGCAGGCGCTCTGGACGCGGACCTCTGGCGCGGCGGCAAGCTTCACCCGGGTGCATGACCTCGCCACGGACCCGGCAGGGCGCAACTACGTCACGGGCATGACGCTGGCGGGCCTGGAGGGCAAGCCGCTCGTCGGGCTGATGGATGGCTTCCTCACGATGCGGGACTGGAATGGGAAGACGGGCTGGTCGGCGCAGCTCGGCGCGCCGGACAGCGTCACCCTGGGCTACGGAATCGCCCGGAACCGGCGGTTCGAGGAGATCTATGTGGCCGGCTTCACGGATGGCTCCGTGGATGGCACGCCCAAGACGGGCTCGCGGGAGGCGCTGCTGACGAAGTACCGCTACACCGGTGTGAGGGGCTGGACGCGGCAGTTGGGCGCGGTGGGAGCCAGCGTGGAGGGGTACGCGGTGGGGCTGGATGCCGGGGACAACGCCTTCCTGGCCGGGTCCGTCAATGGCGCGCTGGATGGCAACCCCCGCATCGGCAACTTCGACGCCTTCGTGGCGAAGTACGACGCGGCCGGCAACAAGCTGTGGACCCGGACGCTGGGCGCGGCGGGAGCCAGCACGCATGGGCGGCGGGCCTCCGCCGATGACGCGGGGAACGTCTATGTCTCCGGGTGGACCACGGGCGCGCTGGACGGCAACGTCCGCATGGGGCCGCAGGACTTCTTCGTCGTGAAGTACGACGGCGCGGGGAACAAGCAGTGGACGCGCCAGCTCGGGACGCCGGGGACGGATGTCTGGCTGTATGGCTCGGCGCTGGATGCGGCGGGCAACATCTACCTGGCGGGCTACAGCGGTGGTGGCCTGGACGGGAATCCGAACGTGACGGGCGGCATCGATGCGTTCGTGACGAAGTTCGATGCGGCGGGCGTCAAGCAGTGGACCCGGGAGCTGGGCGGCTCGGCGGGCGTCTGGGGCACGGGGCTCTTCATCGACACGACGGGCGTGTACCTGACGGGCAGCGGCGGGGGTGACATCGGCAGCTCCAGCAGCACGGACGCGTCGAAGGCGCACAACTACGTGGCGAAGTTCGACATGGCGGGGACCCGGCAGTGGGTCATCCAGCAGGACCCGGCGCGGCTCAACGGTGCGTACGTGGAGGTGTACTCCAATGGCCTGGGGCGGGACGACGCGGGGAACTTCTTCCTGGGCGGCTACACGAGCGGGAACTTCGACGGGAACACGAAGCTGGGTGACCCGGATGGCTTCGTGACGAAGCTGCCGGCGAGGTAG